From Streptomyces sp. TLI_235, a single genomic window includes:
- a CDS encoding putative ATPase, whose translation MGQPLSRLIARRHDLEVAQRTLSESRLVTFVGVGGVGKTRLALELAYRARNGFPDGVWLVRLTDLNIGAGVAEIESAVVGALGINDQSATQPRDKLLAFLRDRRLLLVLDNCEHVLESVRALVPVMLREAPQLRVVASSREPLGVEGEVLRPLAPLSVPDPATPAEQLLADGSVSLLLERARAVDPDFNVTDDNAAAVVDLCRLLEGVPLAIELAAAKLRALTVEQVVARFGRRLASLAAPDAVSGSRHRSLRAMVDWSHQLCPQTAQLLWRRLSVFPASFDLDLAEAVCAFGDLRPDDVVDSIERLVGQSILLAEREAGTMRYRLLAPVREIAAEHAEQAGEADELRHRHRDVMLRRAQSVLEQWCGPQQEALLERMRLEHADYVAAVQWSLSTPGEEPGALRLMARLRYHWLSGGFLADGRTRMEAALTAVTALSRERAEAMWVMIWIALIQGDHRSAARWLSTLADIAEELDDPGVKLHVTHWGALWALFTGDADTAVQGLRTAVDGHRDDGDRELELTARYMLVTALACAGRAAEAVEISRSTVALCETYRERSARAFSLWAAGLAEWTLDHLDEAERSARAALRGQLSSQGIGVALCTDLLAWVAYDRGEMDRAAALGEAAQRVWRSLGTSIAALGPLVSEFAEGHSAHPSDLPTPEPEEPTVALRSLQDVIDLALGTGESTAVVKRAEVTEPLSKRELEVAALIEVGLSNREIAQGLVIAKRTADGHVERILAKLGFTSRAQVAAWMARRRAQSAGRTGGIG comes from the coding sequence GTGGGCCAGCCCTTGAGCCGCTTGATCGCCCGCAGACACGATCTTGAGGTCGCCCAGCGGACGCTGTCGGAATCCAGACTGGTCACCTTCGTCGGCGTCGGCGGAGTGGGCAAGACCCGGCTGGCCCTGGAACTGGCCTATCGCGCCCGCAACGGCTTCCCCGACGGTGTCTGGCTGGTCCGGCTGACCGACCTGAACATCGGAGCCGGAGTTGCGGAGATCGAGTCAGCGGTGGTCGGCGCACTCGGGATCAACGACCAGTCCGCCACTCAGCCCCGCGACAAGCTGCTGGCGTTCCTCAGGGACCGCAGACTGCTTCTGGTCCTGGACAACTGCGAACACGTGCTGGAGTCCGTGCGGGCACTGGTGCCGGTCATGTTGCGCGAGGCTCCACAGCTGCGTGTGGTGGCTTCGAGCCGCGAGCCCCTCGGTGTCGAGGGTGAGGTGCTGAGGCCTCTGGCCCCACTGAGTGTGCCCGATCCGGCGACTCCGGCCGAGCAGTTGCTCGCGGACGGTTCGGTGAGCCTGCTGCTGGAGCGGGCCCGCGCCGTCGATCCCGATTTCAACGTCACCGACGACAACGCTGCCGCCGTGGTCGACCTGTGCCGCCTGCTGGAAGGCGTGCCTCTGGCCATCGAGTTGGCGGCCGCCAAACTGCGTGCGCTCACCGTCGAACAAGTCGTGGCGCGGTTCGGCAGGCGTCTCGCGTCGCTCGCGGCGCCGGACGCCGTCTCCGGATCCCGGCACCGCTCGCTGCGGGCCATGGTGGACTGGAGCCATCAGCTGTGCCCGCAGACCGCGCAGCTCCTCTGGCGCCGGCTGTCGGTGTTTCCCGCCTCCTTCGACCTCGACCTCGCCGAAGCCGTGTGCGCCTTCGGCGACTTGCGCCCCGACGATGTGGTCGACTCCATCGAGCGGCTGGTCGGCCAGTCGATTCTGCTGGCCGAGCGCGAGGCCGGCACCATGCGGTATCGCCTGCTCGCTCCCGTCCGTGAGATCGCGGCCGAACACGCCGAACAGGCGGGTGAAGCGGACGAGTTGCGGCACAGACATCGCGATGTGATGCTGCGCCGGGCTCAGTCGGTCCTCGAGCAGTGGTGCGGTCCCCAGCAGGAGGCCCTGCTGGAGCGCATGCGCCTGGAGCACGCGGACTACGTCGCGGCGGTGCAGTGGAGCCTCTCCACTCCGGGGGAGGAACCAGGCGCGCTGCGCCTGATGGCACGGTTGCGCTACCACTGGCTGTCGGGAGGGTTCCTCGCCGACGGCAGGACGCGGATGGAGGCGGCGCTCACCGCGGTCACCGCGCTGTCGCGGGAGCGAGCCGAGGCCATGTGGGTGATGATCTGGATCGCGTTGATCCAGGGGGACCACCGCAGTGCCGCACGATGGCTCAGCACGCTTGCGGACATCGCCGAGGAACTTGACGACCCCGGCGTGAAGCTGCATGTCACCCACTGGGGGGCGCTGTGGGCGCTCTTCACCGGAGACGCCGACACCGCCGTGCAGGGCTTGCGGACCGCCGTCGACGGTCACCGCGACGACGGTGACCGTGAGTTGGAACTCACCGCTCGCTACATGCTCGTCACCGCGCTCGCCTGTGCCGGCCGGGCGGCCGAGGCCGTGGAGATCAGCCGCAGCACGGTGGCGTTGTGCGAGACGTACCGGGAACGGTCCGCCCGCGCCTTCTCCCTCTGGGCTGCGGGCCTGGCCGAGTGGACGTTGGACCACCTCGACGAGGCGGAGCGATCGGCCCGTGCGGCACTACGGGGTCAGCTCTCGTCCCAAGGGATCGGCGTCGCTCTGTGCACCGACCTGCTGGCCTGGGTGGCCTACGACCGTGGTGAGATGGACCGAGCGGCCGCCCTGGGCGAGGCGGCACAGCGGGTGTGGCGTTCCCTCGGCACGTCGATCGCCGCGCTCGGACCGCTTGTGTCCGAGTTCGCGGAAGGTCACTCCGCCCACCCGTCCGATCTGCCGACGCCAGAGCCCGAAGAGCCCACCGTGGCCCTGCGGAGCCTCCAGGACGTGATCGATCTGGCCCTGGGGACCGGCGAGAGCACGGCCGTGGTCAAGCGAGCGGAAGTGACCGAGCCGCTCAGCAAGCGGGAGCTGGAGGTAGCGGCCCTGATCGAAGTCGGCTTGTCCAACCGGGAGATCGCCCAGGGACTGGTGATCGCGAAGCGCACCGCCGACGGTCACGTCGAGCGGATCCTCGCGAAGCTCGGGTTCACCTCGCGCGCCCAGGTTGCCGCGTGGATGGCCCGGCGACGCGCTCAGTCCGCCGGACGTACGGGCGGGATCGGATAG
- a CDS encoding NAD(P)-dependent dehydrogenase (short-subunit alcohol dehydrogenase family), with amino-acid sequence MTGILEGKRALLTGAHRGIGRAVAEAFVAAGARVVIADVEGAEKAALEIGQDTVGVTCDVRSGDSVAAAVAETTRALGGIDVLVNNAGVEAFGPLHEMAEEQFDRMYSVNLRGTWLVYKHAVPALTDGGGAIVNLASLAGVVGFPLLGAYSAVKAGVVRMTEVMALELRDHGVRANAICPGFIDTPMIERAFTEFEAASGTPLKELITRGQGRLGTPGEVASLATYLASEGASFVNGTAITLDGGMNVHRV; translated from the coding sequence ATGACCGGAATTCTTGAAGGCAAGCGTGCGCTGTTGACCGGCGCCCACCGGGGCATCGGCCGGGCGGTCGCCGAAGCGTTCGTGGCCGCCGGCGCCCGCGTCGTCATCGCCGACGTGGAAGGGGCCGAGAAGGCCGCCCTGGAGATCGGTCAGGACACCGTCGGCGTCACCTGCGACGTCCGATCCGGCGACAGCGTGGCCGCGGCGGTCGCCGAGACCACGCGTGCCCTGGGCGGGATCGACGTGCTGGTCAACAACGCCGGTGTCGAGGCCTTCGGTCCCCTCCACGAGATGGCCGAGGAGCAGTTCGACCGGATGTACTCGGTCAACCTGCGGGGGACCTGGCTGGTCTACAAGCACGCGGTCCCCGCGCTGACGGACGGCGGCGGCGCAATCGTCAACCTCGCCTCCCTCGCCGGCGTCGTCGGGTTCCCGCTGCTCGGCGCCTACTCTGCGGTCAAGGCCGGCGTCGTGCGCATGACCGAGGTGATGGCGCTCGAGCTGCGCGACCACGGCGTGCGGGCCAACGCGATCTGTCCCGGCTTCATCGACACCCCCATGATCGAGCGTGCCTTCACGGAGTTCGAAGCCGCCAGCGGAACCCCGCTGAAGGAGCTGATCACCCGAGGACAGGGGCGGCTCGGCACACCCGGCGAGGTCGCCTCGCTGGCCACCTACCTGGCCTCGGAGGGGGCCTCGTTCGTCAACGGGACCGCGATCACCCTCGACGGGGGTATGAACGTGCATCGGGTGTGA
- a CDS encoding long-chain acyl-CoA synthetase — protein MSNLAEFLLATADRQPERPALRLGTATISYGELDEATARAAALLRAEGVRPGDRVALMLPSSPEFVFLYYGILRVGGIVLPLNPLLKEREVAYHLGDCGAALLFEWHEAPGEGDKGASAAGVRHLAVEPADFAERLGRHEPDRQVAAVDGDDIAVLLYTSGTTGRPKGASLTHANLRHNTEIIVADLVRMVSDDVVVGCLPLFHIFGQTATLNAAVKSGALLVLVPRFDPEAVLDIFVREGATVFEGVPTMYAALLQHPAAVNVDASTLRVCISGGAALPVEILHGFERRFGCMVLEGYGLSETSPAVSFTRHDRPRKPGSVGVPVRDVEVRLLDVDGQEVAAGDVGELVVRGPNVMKGYWNRPEETAAAIVEGWFRTGDIARRDEDGDLYIVDRKKDLIIRGGYNVYPREIEEVLHEHPAVGLAAVVGVPDDRLGEEVAAAVVLRPGAQATAAELQEFVKERVAPYKYPRRLWLTASLPTGPTGKILKREINAPTS, from the coding sequence ATGTCCAATCTCGCGGAATTCCTGCTGGCGACGGCCGACCGGCAACCGGAGCGTCCGGCGCTGCGGCTGGGAACGGCGACCATCAGTTACGGGGAGCTGGACGAGGCGACCGCCCGCGCCGCCGCACTGCTGCGCGCCGAGGGAGTCCGGCCCGGCGACCGGGTCGCTCTGATGCTGCCCAGTTCACCCGAGTTCGTGTTCCTCTACTACGGCATCCTGCGCGTCGGCGGCATCGTCCTGCCGCTGAACCCGCTGCTCAAGGAGCGCGAAGTCGCCTACCACCTGGGCGACTGCGGTGCCGCACTGCTCTTCGAGTGGCACGAGGCGCCGGGTGAGGGCGACAAGGGCGCTTCCGCCGCCGGCGTGCGGCACCTGGCTGTCGAGCCCGCCGACTTCGCAGAGCGTCTCGGGCGGCACGAGCCTGATCGACAGGTCGCCGCGGTCGACGGGGACGACATCGCCGTCCTGCTCTACACCTCCGGCACCACCGGCCGCCCCAAGGGCGCCTCGCTGACCCACGCGAACCTGCGCCACAACACCGAGATCATCGTCGCCGACCTGGTCAGGATGGTCTCGGACGACGTGGTGGTGGGCTGCCTGCCGCTCTTCCACATCTTCGGCCAGACCGCCACCCTCAACGCCGCGGTGAAGAGCGGCGCCCTGCTCGTCCTCGTCCCCCGGTTCGACCCGGAGGCCGTGCTCGACATCTTCGTCCGTGAAGGTGCCACCGTGTTCGAGGGCGTTCCCACCATGTACGCGGCGCTGCTGCAGCACCCGGCTGCCGTGAACGTGGACGCGTCCACCCTTCGTGTGTGCATCTCGGGTGGGGCCGCGCTGCCGGTGGAGATCCTGCACGGCTTCGAGCGCCGCTTCGGCTGCATGGTGTTGGAGGGCTACGGCCTGTCGGAGACCAGCCCCGCCGTCTCCTTCACCCGCCACGACCGCCCGCGCAAGCCCGGCTCGGTGGGGGTGCCCGTCCGTGACGTCGAGGTACGGCTGCTGGACGTCGACGGACAGGAAGTGGCCGCCGGCGACGTGGGCGAGCTGGTCGTGCGCGGCCCGAACGTGATGAAGGGCTACTGGAACCGTCCCGAGGAGACGGCGGCGGCCATCGTCGAGGGCTGGTTCCGCACCGGTGACATCGCCCGGCGGGACGAGGACGGCGACCTGTACATCGTCGACCGGAAGAAGGACCTGATCATCCGGGGCGGCTACAACGTCTACCCGCGTGAGATCGAGGAGGTCCTGCACGAGCACCCCGCGGTCGGCCTCGCCGCCGTCGTCGGCGTGCCGGACGACAGGCTCGGCGAAGAGGTGGCCGCCGCGGTCGTCCTGCGCCCCGGTGCACAGGCCACGGCGGCGGAACTGCAGGAGTTCGTCAAGGAGCGGGTGGCTCCCTATAAGTACCCGCGCCGGCTGTGGTTGACCGCCTCCCTGCCGACGGGGCCCACGGGCAAGATCCTCAAGCGGGAGATCAACGCGCCCACCTCATGA
- a CDS encoding PucR-like helix-turn-helix protein: protein MDLPGVASMLQERLDEIAEALVPRIRAEVDSYADEVVVPRGSLRLSLERNAQVVLAYFAEGREPDTGPARETGRIRAEQGVPLGDALHAYRIAFDALWAQVLDEARRHPEVGEAELAAGSSEIWMLFGRYAEVLAAAYRETSTELSRQREARRSALVEAVCRGDITDRDGLDDAARHLGLPKDGPYVVVAAAPGERGEPSPGIEAALSEVHVPSAWTLLPDQRIGVLSLAVPDAETVILRTLRRRRTRIGVSPPFDSLGDTPLALRFARLALVGLTRESAGVARFDDHPLAMVVAGAPEEATRLVKVVLEPVLALPAHDRTRLLETLRHWFAEGGRAQETAERMFLHPNTVRYRLRRIEELTGRSLSDPRTLADLGAALEALRILPR, encoded by the coding sequence ATGGACCTCCCGGGTGTCGCCTCGATGCTGCAGGAACGCCTCGACGAAATCGCCGAGGCGCTGGTCCCGCGCATACGCGCCGAGGTCGATTCCTACGCCGATGAAGTAGTCGTCCCACGGGGATCGCTACGCCTCTCTCTGGAGCGCAATGCCCAGGTCGTCCTGGCGTATTTCGCCGAGGGCAGAGAGCCCGACACCGGCCCAGCACGTGAGACCGGCCGGATCCGCGCCGAGCAGGGCGTCCCGCTGGGGGACGCCCTGCACGCCTACCGGATCGCGTTCGACGCACTCTGGGCGCAGGTCCTCGACGAGGCCCGGCGCCACCCCGAGGTGGGTGAGGCCGAGCTCGCAGCAGGCTCCTCGGAGATCTGGATGCTGTTCGGCCGGTACGCGGAGGTGCTGGCCGCGGCATACCGGGAGACCTCCACAGAGTTGAGCCGGCAGCGCGAGGCCAGGCGCTCGGCCCTGGTCGAGGCGGTGTGCAGGGGCGACATCACGGACCGCGACGGCCTCGACGACGCGGCACGCCACCTCGGGCTGCCCAAGGACGGACCGTACGTGGTGGTGGCCGCCGCCCCCGGCGAGCGAGGCGAACCGTCGCCAGGGATCGAGGCGGCGTTGAGTGAGGTCCATGTCCCCTCCGCCTGGACACTGCTGCCGGACCAGCGGATCGGTGTTCTGTCGCTCGCCGTGCCGGACGCCGAGACCGTGATCCTCCGGACACTGCGGCGGCGCCGCACCCGCATAGGGGTCAGTCCACCGTTCGACTCGCTCGGAGACACCCCCCTGGCACTGCGCTTCGCACGGCTGGCGCTCGTCGGGCTGACCCGGGAGTCGGCGGGCGTGGCCCGCTTCGACGACCATCCCCTGGCCATGGTCGTGGCGGGGGCACCCGAGGAAGCGACCCGGCTGGTCAAGGTGGTCCTGGAACCCGTCCTGGCTCTGCCGGCGCACGATCGGACGCGCCTGCTGGAGACGCTGAGACACTGGTTCGCCGAAGGTGGCCGGGCGCAGGAGACGGCCGAACGGATGTTCCTGCATCCAAACACCGTCCGCTACCGATTGCGTCGGATCGAGGAACTGACCGGCCGTTCCCTGTCCGACCCCCGGACCCTGGCCGACCTCGGGGCGGCGCTGGAGGCCCTGCGTATCCTTCCCCGCTGA
- a CDS encoding LysR family transcriptional regulator translates to MELRHIRYFVAVAEECHFGRAAERLHIAQPPLSQQIKQLETELGVHLLTRSTRRVELTPAGTRFLERARGILAAVDAAADEAGRVAAGLVGKVAIGFTGSATYELLPAVARALREDFPGIELELKGEMLTPRQVEALHDRSLDIAFLRPPVRDPDLNVLVFRREPLIAVLPEAHELADRKSVPLAELQTEPFICYPSQHRSVVYDAVFDACQRAGFRPSAVQEVAETSTLVAFVAGGLGVALVPASVRHLHITGAAYRPLSGTTEEVELAIATRAGEDSALLARVVPRLRWLLGGGRPAAR, encoded by the coding sequence ATGGAGCTACGGCACATCCGGTACTTCGTCGCCGTTGCCGAGGAGTGCCATTTCGGGCGCGCCGCGGAACGCCTGCACATCGCCCAGCCCCCGCTGTCGCAGCAGATCAAACAGCTTGAGACGGAACTCGGCGTACACCTACTGACCCGCTCGACCCGACGGGTCGAGCTCACACCCGCCGGTACCCGCTTCCTGGAGCGGGCGCGCGGCATCCTCGCCGCGGTGGACGCCGCCGCGGACGAAGCTGGGCGCGTCGCCGCCGGCCTGGTCGGCAAGGTCGCCATCGGCTTCACCGGTTCGGCGACGTACGAGCTGCTGCCTGCAGTGGCCCGCGCGCTGCGCGAGGACTTCCCGGGAATCGAGCTGGAGCTCAAGGGGGAGATGCTGACACCGCGCCAGGTGGAAGCCCTGCACGACCGATCCCTGGACATCGCCTTCCTGCGTCCACCAGTGCGCGACCCCGATCTGAACGTGCTGGTGTTCCGTCGGGAACCGCTCATCGCCGTGCTCCCGGAGGCGCACGAACTCGCCGACCGGAAGAGCGTGCCGCTGGCCGAGCTGCAGACCGAACCGTTCATCTGCTACCCCTCCCAGCATCGATCTGTGGTGTACGACGCCGTCTTCGATGCCTGCCAGCGAGCGGGCTTCCGTCCCTCGGCAGTGCAGGAGGTGGCCGAGACCTCGACCCTCGTCGCCTTCGTCGCCGGCGGGCTGGGCGTCGCGCTCGTCCCCGCCTCGGTGCGGCACCTGCACATCACGGGGGCCGCGTACCGACCCCTGTCGGGCACGACAGAGGAGGTCGAGCTGGCTATCGCCACCCGTGCGGGGGAGGACTCCGCGCTGCTCGCCCGGGTGGTGCCTCGACTCCGGTGGCTGCTGGGCGGCGGCCGACCTGCCGCCCGCTGA